From a single Phocoena sinus isolate mPhoSin1 chromosome 1, mPhoSin1.pri, whole genome shotgun sequence genomic region:
- the STMN1 gene encoding stathmin, which produces MASSDIQVKELEKRASGQAFELILSPRSKESVPEFPLSPPKKKDLSLEEIQKKLEAAEERRKSHEAEVLKQLAEKREHEKEVLQKAIEENNNFSKMAEEKLTHKMEANKENREAQMAAKLERLREKDKHIEEVRKNKESKDPADETEAD; this is translated from the exons ATGGCTTCTTCTG ATATCCAGGTGAAGGAACTGGAGAAGCGTGCCTCAGGCCAGGCTTTTGAGCTGATTCTCAGCCCTCGATCAAAAGAATCTGTCCCAGaattccccctttcccctccaaaGAAGAAGGATCTTTCCCTGGAGGAAATTCAGAAGAAActagaagctgcagaagaaagaCGCAAG tccCATGAAGCTGAGGTCTTGAAGCAACTTGCTGAGAAACGAGAGCATGAGAAGGAAGTGCTTCAAAAAGCAATAGAGGAGAACAACAACTTCAGTAAAATGGCAGAAGAGAAGCTGACCCACAAAATGGAAGCCAACAAAGAGAACCGAGAGGCGCAAATGGCTGCCAAACTGGAGCGTTTGCGAGAGAAG GACAAGCACATTGAAGAAGTGCGGAAGAACAAAGAATCCAAAGATCCTGCTGATGAGACTGAAGCTGACTAA